One stretch of Prunus persica cultivar Lovell chromosome G1, Prunus_persica_NCBIv2, whole genome shotgun sequence DNA includes these proteins:
- the LOC18790678 gene encoding ATP-dependent Clp protease adapter protein CLPS1, chloroplastic, which produces MNMALTGGATTTSSFSLTRIVGFPPPPSPSRSCSRILGVKEGQERWRGGNGMAVKARFGSSKGGAGVLERPKFDQSQFDPATQLEQGGDIGRLKEKRGIGSGDSYRVLLVDDVRHTEKLVAKVVPQVVPSVTPDDARGLFLKSRENGVAVVIVTVKEHAEFYSQMMIRGGLRSTIEPDSNSL; this is translated from the exons ATGAACATGGCTCTTACAGGAGGAGCAACTACTACGTCGTCGTTTTCCCTGACCAGGATTGTTGGTTTCCCTCCTCCTCCGTCTCCAAGTCGTAGTTGTTCTAGGATTCTGGGTGTCAAGGAAGGCCAAGAAAGATGGAGAGGTGGCAATGGCATGGCTGTGAAGGCCAGGTTTGGGTCTTCCAAGGGTGGTGCTGGGGTCTTGGAGCGCCCAAAGTTTGACCAATCCCAATTTGACCCTGCTACCCAGCTTGAACAAG GAGGAGATATTGGACGACTCAAGGAGAAGAGAGGTATTGGGAGTGGGGATAGTTACAGAGTTTTGCTGGTTGATGATGTTCGCCACACTGAAAAATTAG TTGCAAAGGTCGTGCCCCAAGTTGTTCCATCTGTTACCCCTGATGATGCAAGAGGACTATTTCTTAAATCAAGGGAAAACGGGGTTGCTGTCGTTATCGTTACAGTGAAG GAACATGCTGAATTTTACTCCCAAATGATGATTCGTGGCGGGTTACGATCAACAATAGAACCGGATTCAAATAGTTTGTGA
- the LOC18790167 gene encoding ADP-ribosylation factor GTPase-activating protein AGD2, with the protein MAAFIKLEDSPMFQKQIYSLEQTADELKDRCQKLYKGCKKFMAALGEACNGDTTFADSLEAFGGGLDDPVSVSIGGPVMSKFVTAFQELATYKELLRSQVEHVLVDRLMNFMTVDMQDAKESRRRFDKAIHGYDQAREKFVSLKKNTRGDIVAELEEDLQNSKSTFEKSRFNLVNSLMSIESKKKYEFLESISAIMDAHLRYFKLGYELFSQMEPYIHQVLTYAQQSKEQSTVEQEKLHKRIQEFRTQAELDSVRASSNIEPSAAVDGNRAFGLASYKNIDAIMQSSANGKVQTIKQGYLLKRSSSLRGDWKRRFFVLNNQGSLFYYRIKGTKPMGSQSHHFTRSPEHHSGVFGRFRSRHRGPSLNENILGCRTVDLCTSTIKMDAEDTDLRLCFRIISPLKTYTLQAENDADRMDWINKITGAIQSLLNSQLLEQPHPRNMNLKSSKSGLGTYGVHPLNSNESREDTIKFNRIDSVSSILREIPGNDLCAECSAPEPDWASLNLGILVCIECSGVHRNLGVHISKVRSLTLDVKVWEPTIVDLFRNLGNAYCNSLWERTLLLENERANGSKATRASILKPGPENAIQHKEIYIQAKYVEKVMVVREAVSGMPLLAASIWQAVKTCNLQEVYRLIVISDVNIIDTTFDNVVGVDLYHHADAQDLESDFHTMEMKQHDPAACERIKDANEPGNCLQGCSLLHLACDCGNPMMIELLLQFGANINLRDFHGRTPLHRCISSGNNSLAKFLLRRGARPSIQDGGGQSALERAMEMGAITDEELFIKLSESE; encoded by the exons ATGGCGGCATTTATCAAACTCGAGGATTCCCCAATGTTTCAGAAGCAG ATATATTCTCTAGAACAGACAGCCGATGAGTTGAAAGATCGCtgccaaaaattatacaaaggGTGTAAGAAGTTTAT GGCGGCTCTCGGAGAAGCATGTAATGGAGACACCACTTTTGCAGATTCTTTGGAAGCATTTGGTGGTGGACTGGATGATCCTGTTAGCGTATCCATAGGAG GTCCAGTAATGTCCAAATTCGTTACCGCATTTCAAGAGCTTGCCACTTATAAAGAGCTTCTTCGCTCCCAA GTGGAGCATGTGTTGGTTGATCGGTTGATGAACTTTATGACAGTTGATATGCAAGATGCAAAG GAGTCCCGACGTCGCTTTGACAAAGCTATACATGGTTATGATCAG GCACGGGAAAAGTTTGTGTCCTTAAAGAAGAATACACGGGGAGACATTGTAGCAGAACTAGAGGAG GAtctacaaaattcaaaatcaacaTTCGAGAAGAGCCGCTTTAACCTA GTAAACTCACTAATGAGTATTGAATCAAAAAAGAAGTACGAGTTTTTGGAATCTATTAGTGCAATCATGGACGCTCATCTGAGATACTTTAAGCTG GGATACGAGTTATTCAGCCAAATGGAACCATATATTCACCAG GTGTTGACATATGCACAACAATCTAAAGAACAGTCCACCGTTGAGCAAGAGAAACTTCACAAAAGGATTCAGGAATTTAGAACACAAGCCGAGCTGGACAGTGTACGAGCTTCCAGTAATATTGAGCCTTCTGCAGCGGTTGATGGCAATCGTGCCTTTGGTTTGGCTTCTTACAAAAATATAGACGCAATCATGCAGTCCAGTGCAAATGGGAAG gTCCAGACGATCAAGCAAGGATATCTATTGAAACGATCTTCAAGTTTAAGGGGAGATTGGAAGAGGAGGTTTTTCGTACTGAACAATCAAGggtctttattttattacagAATTAAGGGTACCAAACCCATG GGCTCTCAATCACATCACTTCACGCGTTCACCTGAACATCACAGTGGTGTGTTTGGTAGATTTCGTTCAAGACATAGGGGACCGTCACTTAATGAGAACATTCTGGGCTGCCGTACTGTTGATCTGTGCACCTCAACAATTAAGATGGATGCAGAGGATACAGATCTTCGACTTTGCTTCAGAATAATATCCCCACTGAAAACTTACACATTGCAG GCTGAAAATGATGCAGATAGGATGGATTGGATAAACAAAATAACAGGAGCTATTCAATCTCTTCTGAATTCTCAGCTTCTTGAACAG CCACATCCTAGAAACATGAATCTCAAGAGTAGTAAATCTGGTCTTGGCACATATGGTGTTCATCCACTAAATAGCAATGAAAGTAGAGAAGATACCATAAAATTCAACAGAATAGATTCTGTTTCTAGTATTCTCAGGGAAATCCCTGGAAATGATCTTTGTGCAGAGTGCAGTGCTCCTGAGCCTGATTGGGCATCTCTTAATCTTGGCATACTGGTGTGCATCGAATGTTCTGGTGTTCACCGGAATCTTGGTGTACATATTTCAAAG GTGAGATCTCTAACATTAGATGTCAAGGTTTGGGAACCTACAATTGTGGACTTATTTCGCAACTTGGGTAATGCTTATTGTAACTCTTTATGGGAACGAACGCTTCTACTTGAGAATGAAAG AGCGAATGGCTCAAAGGCCACTAGGGCTTCAATTTTAAAACCAGGCCCCGAAAATGCAATTCAGCATAAGGAAATATACATTCAAGCAAAG TATGTAGAGAAAGTGATGGTTGTTAGAGAAGCTGTATCGGGCATGCCTCTTCTTGCAGCAAGCATATGGCAAGCAGTGAAGACTTGTAATTTACAAGAAGTCTATCGTCTTATTGTGATTTCAGATGTGAACATCATTGACACTACCTTTGATAACGTGGTGGGTGTTGATTTATATCACCATGCTGATGCACAAGACTTGGAGTCAGATTTTCACACAATGGAGATGAAACAGCACGATCCAGCAGCATGCGAGAGAATCAAGGATGCCAATGAGCCAGGGAACTGTCTTCAAGGTTGTTCATTACTGCATCTGGCTTGTGACTGTGGCAATCCAATGATGATTGAATTGTTGCTGCAATTTGGTGCCAACATAAATTTGCGTGATTTCCACGGAAGGACTCCTTTGCACCGCTGCATCTCCAGTGGGAACAACTCGTTGGCAAAGTTTCTACTTAGGAG AGGCGCACGCCCATCAATTCAAGATGGAGGAGGGCAAAGTGCACTGGAGAGAGCGATGGAGATGGGGGCAATTACAGATGAGGAGTTGTTTATAAAACTTTCTGAATCTGAGTGA